A single window of Mugil cephalus isolate CIBA_MC_2020 chromosome 1, CIBA_Mcephalus_1.1, whole genome shotgun sequence DNA harbors:
- the zfp64 gene encoding zinc finger protein 64 yields MATYNAEGHSVVVEVSPDIHICGFCKQQYNNYEVFVAHKQNGCSLLTSDPPPTTTTAALTDSSTEFVFEETYQACVMRGVKKILTKAQKTPSKKLKPALTSKRHSCCFSGCTFKTQYGQKDMERHLKTHTGEKPFECELCHKRFSRRDKLNMHSRSHTGEKPHKCKHCSYAAADSSSLKKHLRIHYDERPFKCQICPYASRNSSQLTVHLRSHTGDAPFQCQQCDAKFKINSDLKRHIRIHSGEKPYKCDYCEYRCAMKGNLKSHIQIKHGTENSFHCSHCDFKCSNKTALRQHSRAHQPTQPIQCPKCTYSCSSKGALKVHERIHSEERPFKCDFCNFASKQRSNLVIHKKKCHSDKPEKGSGGKGGRSGGKSGGGDSPKPVSSRYRAKLDAARAFCCDSCDASFVREDSLRSHKKQHRDSQSVLQLQLSATADAVNLVPVTVSQSNTQLEVPMSSSSMAPYSNTELKIIVSHPLGHSNTLIPAGGDVQNKTNMVLLSPENQDMVVNSMIQQVNLLAPMQPLGSSQTPEGALESQAVLLTQLSPEDANNPLHQALLQTAITAQDSSSNTQTFITTCSELEGLNALIQEGGTEVTVVTEGNGALVATSTSPDMDMSKAAGTVMVEESALPCEESALLVPNISLGAQNVVIHGVPLIVSTSQQQSAIEQLSPHTLYSDSHTLEGIPQ; encoded by the exons ATGGCAACATACAACGCCGAAG GACATTCTGTTGTGGTGGAGGTAAGCCCAGACATCCATATCTGTGGCTTCTGCAAGCAGCAGTACAATAACTATGAGGTCTTTGTCGCTCACAAGCAAAATGGATGTTCTCTGCTCACCTCTGATCCACCACCCACTACTACGACAGCTGCTCTCACGg ATTCCAGCACTGAGTTTGTTTTCGAGGAGACCTACCAGGCTTGTGTGATGAGAGGTGTCAAAAAGATCCTGACCAAAGCACAGAAAACGCCttccaaaaaactaaaacctgcCCTGACTTCAAAGAgacacagctgctgtttctcaG GCTGCACTTTTAAAACTCAGTATGGCCAAAAAGACATGGAGCGGCACCTCAAAACCCACACCG GTGAGAAGCCGTTTGAATGTGAGCTCTGCCACAAGCGCTTCAGTCGACGGGACAAGCTCAACATGCACAGCCGCTCGCACACCGGCGAGAAGCCgcacaaatgtaaacactgttCCTATGCAGCAGCggacagcagcagcctgaagaAGCACCTGCGCATCCACTATGATGAGCGGCCATTTAAATGCCAGATTTGTCCTTACGCCAGCCGCAACTCCAGCCAGCTTACTGTGCATCTCCGCTCCCACACAG GTGATGCACCTTTCCAGTGCCAACAGTGTGACGCAAAGTTCAAAATCAACTCAGACCTGAAGAGGCACATCCGGATTCACTCTGGGGAAAAGCCTTACAAGTGTGACTACTGCGAGTACCGCTGCGCTATGAAAGGCAACCTGAAATCACACATTCAGATCAAACACGGCACAGAGAACTCCTTTCACTGTTCGCACTGCGATTTCAAGTGTTCCAACAAGACCGCTCTGCGGCAGCACTCGAGAGCACACCAGCCCACTCAGCCCATTCAGTGTCCCAAGTGCACTTACTCCTGCTCCAGCAAGGGGGCGCTCAAAGTCCACGAGAGGATCCACTCAGAGGAGCGCCCCTTTAAATGTGACTTCTGCAACTTTGCCTCCAAGCAGCGCAGCAACCTCGTCATCCACAAAAAGAAGTGCCACTCGGATAAGCCTGAGAAAGGCAGCGGAGGGAAGGGTGGCAGGAGTGGTGGCAAGAGCGGAGGTGGCGACTCTCCGAAGCCTGTCAGCTCCCGGTATCGGGCCAAACTAGATGCGGCTCGCGCTTTCTGCTGCGACTCGTGCGACGCTTCGTTTGTGAGGGAGGACTCGCTGCGAAGCCACAAGAAGCAacacagagacagtcagagtgtGTTGCAACTCCAGCTCTCCGCCACAGCAGATGCAGTCAACTTGGTCCCTGTTACAGTGTCACAGAGCAACACCCAGCTCGAGGTTCCCATGTCATCTAGCTCAATGGCTCCTTACAGTAACACAGAGCTCAAAATCATCGTGTCTCACCCGTTAGGCCACAGCAACACGTTAATCCCGGCTGGTGGGGACGTTCAGAACAAGACCAACATGGTCTTGCTTAGCCCAGAAAACCAGGACATGGTCGTCAACTCTATGATCCAGCAGGTCAACCTGCTGGCGCCTATGCAACCTCTCGGCTCGTCCCAAACCCCAGAAGGCGCCCTTGAAAGCCAGGCGGTCCTCTTGACGCAGCTCAGCCCCGAAGACGCCAACAACCCTCTCCACCAGGCCCTGCTGCAGACGGCTATAACCGCTCAGGActccagcagcaacacacaaaccTTCATCACAACCTGCTCCGAACTGGAAGGCCTCAACGCCTTGATCCAGGAGGGCGGCACGGAAGTGACGGTGGTGACGGAAGGGAACGGCGCCTTGGTGGCCACGAGTACTTCACCTGACATGGACATGTCCAAGGCAGCAGGGACGGTGATGGTCGAGGAGAGTGCCTTACCCTGCGAGGAAAGCGCGTTACTGGTTCCTAACATCAGCCTGGGCGCCCAGAACGTGGTCATCCATGGCGTTCCACTAATAGTGTCcacttcacagcagcagagtgCAATAGAGCAGCTCTCTCCTCACACACTGTACTCGGATTCACACACACTGGAAGGAATCCCTCAATGA